The Epinephelus moara isolate mb chromosome 21, YSFRI_EMoa_1.0, whole genome shotgun sequence DNA window TGTCACATCCTCAAAGTAGCTCAGAGGACGGATGTTGATGCTGGATGAGTGTGTGGATTCATTGAGTGCTGACAGTGAGGGGTAGTTGTGTAGAAACTGGTTGTgatcctctgtgtgtgagagctgcTCCAGCTCAGCGTCTTTCCTCTTCAGCTCAGTGATCTCCTGCTCCAGCTTCTCCTGAAGCTCTTTGACTCGACTCACTTCAGTTTCCTGCTGCGATCTGACCTGCTGCTCCACATCAGAGCGTCTTTCCTCCATGAGATGGATCAGCTCAGTGAAGATCTTCTCACTGTCCTCCACTGCTTTATCAGCAGAGCGACTGATAGCCTCCACCTCCTGTTGGAGCAGCTTcacatctttctctctgtcctggATTCTCTGCGGGATGTTTTGTCGACTCACCTccagctctctctgcctctcagtcctctctgctgcagctgacacTGTGTCGTGGCCTTTATGTTCATCCATCGAGCAGAGATAACAGATACACTGCTGATCAGTGCGACAGAAAATCTTCATCACCTCATCATGACGAGAGCAGATGTTCTCCTGCAGCTTCTTGGAGGGCTCCAccagcttgtgtttcttgaatgGAGCCAAATCATAATGAAGTTGGAGGTGTTTCTCACAGAAAGAGgccacacacaccaaacaggaCTTGAGGGCTTTCAGTTTTCTCCCAGTGCAGACATCACAGGCCACATCTTCAGCTCCAGCATAGCAGTGATCAGCAGGAGCAGCTTGGAGTCCAGTCTTCTTCAGTTCCTCCACTAAAACTGCTAACATGGTGTTTTTCACCAGGACAGGCCTCGGTGTGAAGCTCTGCCTACACTGAGGGCAGCTGTAGATTTTCTTCTCATCCTCTCCATCCCAGTGGGTTTTAATACAGTTCATGCAGTAGCTGTGTCCACAGGGAATAGTCACCGGATCCTTCAGTAGATCCAGACAGATGGAACAAGAGAAGGTTTCTCGGTCCAGCTCAACTCCTTTCTGTGCCATTTCACCTCTCAGTGACAACGCCTGTCTGACTCTCACTTCCTGAACAGTGAAACTAGTTTGAGCTCTGAACTGAACATCATGTGTTCCTGCAGTGAATGGAGCCTGTCAGCTCTGTCATGTCACCACATGTTTGTTACACCCATCTTCAAACTGTAGATCTGAAGGGGAGGGAACAAGGAAATGTGTGGACAGAGTGGAGCTtgctgtgtgtgagagcaggaagaggagggagggctCATAAAACTCTGAGTCATTCTGGTTTGAGACAGAGATACAGGAAAGCTTTCTGATTTCTCAGTTTGATTCCCCTCCTCGGCTACTCTCCTTGTGTCTTAGTCCTGCCCACTGGAGATGTGAGTGGAGGTTTCGAGGAAGAGACACAAGGAGAAAGGAGTCAAGGCAACATGCATTTAACAAAATAAGACATCCTTGCATCGAAGCCTTCATTTTGGAGCGACGTCAGTTAAATATGAGGTGGGGCAGGGCTGCGTCATCTGTCCAGTGCCCCTCagaatacagatacagataatgtaGCTGGTTGAAAGCTCATCCCTAGTATATAGCCTTATATATTCCATTTTATATATAGTACTTCTCATACATATAGAAATATATTGTATGGTAAGTATGAGAAGTAATAGCTAAATAAAgagtgatatatatatatgggcGGGGTCCACCCTGgacacagggctgacacatagagacacaaccattcacactcacattcacatcttcagacaatttagagtcaccaattaacctgcatgtctttggactgtgggaggaagtcggATCCTCACTCATCGCTCCTCCAGCAGGCCTCCTTGATCTTCATGGTGCATTTTAGGAATTGAGATATTCTTCAAGATGGAGCACTAAGATCAATTTCACGGTCACAAGCCGAAGAATTGCAGATTAAGCAGTTGAGCTGATGCAAAATTGGAAAATGGGAGAGGCCTTGTGTGTTTAACACTTGTTTACAATAAAGCTCATtcctcatttaaaaacactgatcaTCAGCAACTTTTAGGA harbors:
- the LOC126408930 gene encoding tripartite motif-containing protein 16-like — protein: MAQKGVELDRETFSCSICLDLLKDPVTIPCGHSYCMNCIKTHWDGEDEKKIYSCPQCRQSFTPRPVLVKNTMLAVLVEELKKTGLQAAPADHCYAGAEDVACDVCTGRKLKALKSCLVCVASFCEKHLQLHYDLAPFKKHKLVEPSKKLQENICSRHDEVMKIFCRTDQQCICYLCSMDEHKGHDTVSAAAERTERQRELEVSRQNIPQRIQDREKDVKLLQQEVEAISRSADKAVEDSEKIFTELIHLMEERRSDVEQQVRSQQETEVSRVKELQEKLEQEITELKRKDAELEQLSHTEDHNQFLHNYPSLSALNESTHSSSINIRPLSYFEDVTAAVSEVRDKLQDVLRETWTNFSLTVTDVDVLLSDPEPKTRAEFLKYSREITLDPNTAHEVVFLSEGNRKVTFSEQSYPSHPDRFTECFQVLSRESLTGRCYWEVDWYGEDIYIAVAYKNIKREGSWDECGFGQNDKSWALYSYRNYDYIFWYNSVQTRVSGPQSSTLGVYLDHSAGILSFYSVSGTMTLLHRVQTTFTQPLYAGLCIEFHYSFTAELCKLK